Proteins from a single region of Peromyscus eremicus chromosome 9, PerEre_H2_v1, whole genome shotgun sequence:
- the Selenok gene encoding selenoprotein K gives MVYISNGQVLDSRNQSPWRLSFITDFFWGIAEFVVFFFKTLLQQDVKKRRGYGSSSDSRYDDGRGPPGNPPRRRMGRISHLQGPSPPPMAGGUGR, from the exons GACAAGTATTGGACAGCCGGAATCAGTCCCCATGGAGATTGTCTTTTATAACAGACTTCTTCTGGGGAATAGCAGAATTtgtggttttctt TTTCAAAACTCTGCTTCAGCAAGATGTGAAAAAAAGAAGAGGCTATGGAAGCTCGTCTGATTCCAGATACGATGATGGAAGAGG GCCACCAGGAAACCCTCCACGAAGAAGAATGGGTCGAATCAGTCATCTTCAaggccccagccctcctccaatGGCTGGCGGATGAGGAAGGTAA